From a region of the Methanomassiliicoccus sp. genome:
- the dph5 gene encoding diphthine synthase — MSIRALTALRNCDEIYAEFYTSMLNDSQPMDIEAFIGKKVTILKRADVEEKDIIVSAARKKRVAFITAGDPMSATTHVDLRMRAMEQGIHTDIINGVSIFIACAAALGLQPYKFGRAVTIPFPEPGFLPSSPYDNILENFSRGLHTLILLDIKQEEDRYMTAPMAMRWLLDAEGRLGKGLVQERSLFCAAARVGSERQALFAGYPDEVVNVDLGPPLHCMVMPGRLHFMEAQALVAFANAPKDILDEGSGSKAQK; from the coding sequence ATGAGCATTAGGGCGCTGACCGCCCTCCGCAATTGCGATGAGATCTACGCCGAGTTCTACACATCAATGCTGAACGACTCCCAGCCCATGGACATAGAGGCCTTCATTGGAAAGAAGGTCACCATCCTGAAGCGTGCCGATGTGGAGGAGAAGGACATCATCGTATCCGCGGCCAGGAAGAAGAGGGTTGCCTTCATTACCGCCGGTGACCCCATGTCCGCGACCACTCATGTCGACCTGCGTATGCGGGCCATGGAGCAGGGCATCCATACAGACATCATAAATGGGGTCTCGATTTTCATCGCCTGCGCGGCGGCCCTTGGTCTGCAGCCCTACAAATTCGGCCGGGCGGTGACCATCCCCTTCCCCGAGCCTGGTTTCCTGCCCTCCTCGCCGTACGACAACATCCTGGAAAACTTCTCCCGGGGGCTTCACACTCTTATATTATTAGATATAAAGCAGGAGGAGGATCGCTATATGACTGCCCCTATGGCCATGCGCTGGCTGCTGGATGCCGAGGGGCGCCTGGGCAAGGGGCTGGTGCAGGAGCGCTCCCTGTTCTGCGCCGCGGCGCGGGTAGGCTCGGAGCGGCAAGCTCTGTTCGCCGGCTATCCGGACGAGGTGGTCAATGTCGATCTCGGCCCCCCGCTCCACTGCATGGTCATGCCCGGCCGCCTCCACTTCATGGAAGCCCAGGCCCTTGTCGCCTTCGCCAACGCTCCCAAGGACATCCTGGACGAAGGCTCAGGGAGCAAAGCCCAGAAGTAG